One Echinicola strongylocentroti DNA window includes the following coding sequences:
- a CDS encoding branched-chain amino acid aminotransferase — protein sequence MNTTIDIQIKQTSQSKLPGTDFENLSFGQVMSDHMFVADYKNGEWQDFRVEPYGPLNLNPANATLHYGQSVFEGLKAYKDDHNNVLIFRPDANQRRLNESADRLCIPQIPEEIFMEGLRKLLEVDRDWIPNKPGCSLYIRPFIFATDDYLGIRPSATYKFMIFTCPVGHYYAKPVSVKVETNFTRAAEGGTGQAKAAGNYAGSLYPAQIAQRQGYDQLLWTDGKSHQNIEESGTMNVMFIINDTLITAPTSKGTILKGITRDSVLTLAKEKGLKIEERFLTVDELKESLDNNSLQEAFGTGTAATIAHIHKINVGDKDYDLPEKPADSFSYQVLETLDAIKYGRQEDTHGWITKV from the coding sequence ATGAACACAACAATAGACATCCAAATAAAACAAACTAGCCAATCTAAGTTGCCAGGAACTGATTTTGAGAACCTGAGTTTTGGACAAGTAATGAGTGACCACATGTTTGTGGCCGACTATAAAAACGGGGAATGGCAAGATTTCCGAGTGGAACCCTATGGGCCATTGAACCTTAATCCAGCTAATGCCACCTTGCATTACGGACAGTCTGTCTTTGAAGGCCTGAAAGCCTATAAAGACGACCACAACAACGTGCTGATCTTCCGACCAGACGCCAATCAACGTCGTCTCAATGAATCAGCAGACCGGCTGTGCATCCCCCAGATTCCTGAGGAAATTTTCATGGAGGGGTTAAGAAAACTTCTAGAGGTAGACAGGGACTGGATCCCTAATAAACCGGGCTGTTCGCTCTATATTCGTCCTTTTATCTTTGCTACGGACGATTACCTGGGCATTCGGCCATCCGCCACATATAAGTTTATGATTTTCACTTGTCCCGTGGGGCACTATTACGCCAAGCCTGTATCGGTAAAAGTAGAGACCAACTTCACGCGTGCGGCAGAAGGAGGAACAGGACAAGCAAAAGCAGCAGGAAACTATGCCGGCTCGCTCTACCCTGCCCAAATCGCCCAAAGACAAGGCTATGACCAATTGCTCTGGACAGACGGAAAAAGCCATCAAAACATCGAGGAAAGCGGTACTATGAACGTGATGTTCATCATCAATGACACGCTTATCACTGCTCCCACTTCCAAGGGCACCATTCTCAAGGGCATTACCAGAGATTCTGTTTTGACCTTGGCCAAAGAAAAAGGCCTCAAAATAGAGGAACGCTTCCTAACCGTGGACGAGCTCAAAGAGTCATTGGACAACAACAGTCTTCAAGAGGCATTTGGCACAGGCACTGCTGCCACAATCGCCCATATCCACAAAATCAACGTTGGGGACAAGGATTACGACCTGCCTGAGAAGCCAGCCGACTCCTTCTCCTACCAAGTACTGGAAACCCTTGATGCCATTAAATATGGCCGACAAGAAGACACACATGGGTGGATCACCAAGGTCTGA